The sequence AAATCCCCTGCCGCCAGCTGGCCCCGTCAAACATCAGAAAAATGAAGATAAAACTGATCAGTGCTTCGTACCAGCCGAAGCGCTTCCCGAAGTAGAGGCCGATCCCCAAGGGGAGAATGGCCAGGATCAAGTAGATGAAGTAAACGGGGGTTCCGTAAGCACTGAAGTTCGGTAGACTAGCGATCCAATTCATCATTTATTGGCCTCGCTAATCAGTTGTTTAATAGCGATCTTGCCGTTGGCCGACATTGGGAAGCTGTCGCGGTAGACGAACTGGGTCGGCATCATGTACGGCATGATCAGGCCCTGCAGGCTCTCCCGAATTGCCTTGGTCAGGGCAGCGGGATCGTCCGGCTGACTCTGGGGAATCACGTCGGCGATCAGGTGGGTCACCTTGCCGTCCCGGTTGTACTTCGGCACGGCCACCGCCTGCTTGATCAGGGGACTCTTCTCCAGGCTGGCCCGGACCTCGTCGAGCTCGACCCGGAAGCCATGAAGTTTGATCTGGAAGTCCATCCGACCCTTGTGGTGGAGGAGCCCATCGGCGTCCAGCACCCCGGCATCCCCGGTCCGGTAGGCGCGTTGGCCGTTCAGCGTGAAGAAGGCCTTGGCTGTCTTTTCAGAATTGTTCATGTAGCCCTGGGCCACGCTATCGCCACTGATGATGATCTCGCCCTGCTTCCCTGGCTCGGTGATTTCTTGATCGCCGTTCCAGATTGAGAGCTTAATTCCAGACTTGGCATAGCCGACTGGCAGGCGGTCACAGTGCGCCACCATCTCCGGGGTGATTTCGACGCCGGAGATCGCCACCGTAGCCTCGGTGGGTCCGTAGGTATTGAAGATCTTGGCGTGGGGGAAACGCTGCTGAAGATTGCGGGCGGTCTTGACGGTTAGCTCTTCCCCACAGAAGAGGAAGAACTTCAAGCCACCCATCTGCTTTTCACTAAAGGCGGGGCTGAGCATCAGCATGTCCGCAAAGGATGGGGTTCCGACGAAGATATTTAGGTCGAGCTTCGGTAGAGCCGTAAAGAGCTGACCGAAGTTTTCCACGACGTCATGCGGGATCGCCTTGATCGTGCTGCCGCTCAGCAGGGCCGGCCACCAGTACATGTTTGAAAGATCAAAGGAGTACGGCGGTTGGCCGAGGTAGTTAACCTGGTGCGGCAGCTTGAAGTCCGGGCCAAGCATCCAGTCGATAAAGGCCCGCAGGTTGTCGTGGCTGACCTCGACCCCCTTAGGCGAACCGGTCGTCCCGGACGTAAAGAGCACGTATGCCAGGTCGTCACCGCTGACCGGTGCAGTCACCGTGAATGCTTGTGGCGTAGCGATGATTTTGTCCAGCTGTTCCCGGGTAATTACCGGTGCGGTCACCTTAACTTGATCACTCGGGAAATCATCGACGGCAATCACCATGCCAGGCTGGGCCGTGTCGAGAATCGACTGGAGCCGCGGCAGGGCAGAATCAGTCGCCACCGGAATGTAGGGGTGGTTGGTTTTCAGGGCGGCTAGGAAGCTTTCGATCATTTGAACCTGGTGGTCACCGAAAACCAGGATTGGCTCCTGGGTGGCAAGTCCCTGCTTAGCAAGCCAAGCGGCGAGCGTGTTGGTTGCCGCCTGCAGTGCGCCGTACGTGGTGGTGGTCCCCATCTCGTCATAGGCGACTCGGCTGGCGTTTGCCCGCGCACATTCGTCAAACGATGTCACAATATTTTTGGTCATAGTTTCCTCCAAATCAGAATTCATTATAGATAAATGGTTCTTGGCCAGCGCCATAGTAACCATACATGTAAATCAACAGGAGAATTACGACAAAATAGAACAGCGTCTTGAGCGCGAACCGCCAGTGTGGGTGTTCTTGCAACAATTTTGTCACCGTTTAATCCTCTCCTCTCACAATAAACTATCAGCTCGACTGATGTTCCTACGATACCATCGTCGTTCACAAAAAAATCAAAGTTTACATAAACTTTACTAAAATTTGAACATCTTATGAAAAAGGTAGATTATAGAATGAAGTTAGCCACCCAGTTGGTGGTAAATAAAAAACGCCATTCGGCGTGACATCAGGTATCATATTAAGTGAACCAAACCTATATGAAAGGATGTCCGTCAAATGACGCACTTAAATGATACCATGTCTACTATTTTATTGACTACTCATAAAAAGAATGCTCATCTTACTAAAGAAGAACGTGTGATGATTGCGACTTTAAAGTCGCAAGGACTTTCCAATCGCGCAATTGGTCGCCAATTAGGAGTTAATCATCAAACAATTAATAACGAGCTCAACCGTGGTACGGTCCGCCAACTTCGTCGTCAAAAATCTAATGGTAAGATTTACGAATATTCTTACTACATCTATAGTTATGAAGCTGGTCAGGCCACATATCTTGAACATCACCGCCATTCTGGTCGTCGTCGCTTATATTATTCTTCAAAGCAATTTTTACGATTAGCTGATCAGCTAATGCTTGGTGAGTTTGACGACCACCATTACTCCCCACAAGCGGTTATTTATAAGGCTCGAGATTTAATGAATGATGGCACCCTGATCCCAAAGTCGGTTGTAACTTTATATCAATGGATTAATGAGGGTGTGCTTCGTACGTCCAATTTAGACCTCTTTGAAAAACCTAAACGTAAGCATCATCAAACTCATCCGCAAGCTAAAAGGTGCTTAGGGCCTAATATTGCTCAACGACCTCAAACTGCGGACCAACGGTCCGAAATTGGCCATTGGGAACTGGATACAGTTCAGGGACAGAAAAACGGTAATGACAGTGTTGTACTAGTAATGACTGATCGCCTTTCACGAGTTAATATCACGAGTAAAATTGCTGGTAAAACTGCGCATGCAGTAAATCAGTTCTTTATAAATTTGCGCCAGAAAATGGGCACAGATGCTTACTATCGCATTTTTAAGACAATAACCTCTGACAACGGTTCAGAATTTAGTGAGTTAACACAAGTTCACGATCATGTTTTCTATGCTGATCCGTATTCCCCTTGGGAACGTGGATCCAATGAGATCAATAACCGGTTTCTCCGCAAGGAGATTACCAAAGGTGAAGCTATAAATAACTATAGTAGTGCTCAGATCATAGCGACTAATGATTGGATGAATCACTATCCACGAGCTATGTTTAATGGACATTCGTCAATGGATATCTATCGTAAGGCCTTCTACCAAGAGATATCACAGCTCCATCAACCAATAATCAATTGGTCAGTATTATTTATTTGAGTCCAGTGGCTAACTTATTCTTGAAATTTAGGATCTTATGAAAAACGTTGGAAAATACAACAATTTTGATATAACTGTTGCGGATGATATTAATTGCCAGACGAACCAACTGAAAAAAGACCAGCCGTACGTATTTTCCGCGTACAACTGGTCCTCTGTTTTTATATTATTCATCATCATTTGGATAGTCGACGGCTTCCAAGCCCTCGGTCGGTTTATCCGCATTCAGGATCATCCCGATCAAGGTAAACCAGTGCCGAGCCGTGACGCTAAAGACATCCCCGTTGTATTGGTGGCCGGCCTCAGTCGTCAGGTAGGCCAGAATGGTGAAGTTATTTAATTTGCTATAAAAAAGGCCAGCGCAAGTTTGTCGCTTGCGCTGGTCCATTTATTTTAGAGATCAATGATTTCCGGTTCAAAGTCGATTGCCTTCAAGAACTTCATCAGGTCCGGCGTCTTGATGAAGAGCGTGTGGGTGTTTTCATTCGGGTGGAAGGTCTGGATCGGCTCGTCGACGATGTCCTTATCAATGTAGACCGTCACGTTGTGGTCCTCATTGTTGAGCAGACCGAACGGCGACACCACCCCCGGTTCCAGGCCGAGCTGCTCTTCCAGGGCGGCTGGCTGGGCCATCGAGACCCGCTTGGCCCCGGTCAGGTCCTGGAACTCATGGAAGTCCATCCGCTTCTTGTCGTCCATGATCACCATGTAGTACTTTTTCTTCTTCCCCTTGAGAAACATCGTCTTGGTCCGCACGCCCTCGTGCCCGGCGATGTATTCGTCGGCCTCTTCCGTCGTGTGAGCGGCCGGGTGGTCAACTACGTAATAGTCGTCGATACCCAGCTTCTTCAGTGCGTCCTTGACCTGTTGGTAGGTGCCCTTTGCCATCTTGATCACTCCTTGTTAAAGCGTTTTCTTGCTTATCACCATTATAAGGCGTGCGCGGCAAAATGAACACAGACGGGCAATGCGATTTTTATACGCTTGAATTGGAGAAATTACACTTTGCGGACACGATAAATCTGTAAATTTATCGGGTGTTATTTTCGGTAAAAAGCAATTTTCGCCCCGCGGTCCCGTATAATGTGAGTTAAGAACGCAATTTTGAATTAATGAACGAGGACCAAACGATGACAACTATTTACTATGGCAATGACCTCACCAAAAAATTGGGAAAGAAACAAGCACAAACAGCAAGCACATCAGCTGAACCGCAAGCATTTTCTACCTGGTTCATCGCCCCGCTGACGATTAACCGGAAGCCATACTACCTGCACGTCGAGGCGGTGACTGGTTTCCCAGTCGTCACGAAGGCGCTGACGCCGAAGCAGTTTGCGCGGGTCTTTCATAAGACCATCGACCGGATCGATTATTTGACTGATGATCAAAAATTTCAAATTGAATCCCTGACAACTGAAAAACTTACCTATGATTACGCCCCTACCGCCACAAATCTAATGTTGACGAAGTACCAGCAGCATGCTGCCCAACACCCAGAGGAACTTGAAGAGGCGTTGGCAAAAACTAGGGGGCTGCCCCGCCAAGACAGTCTGTCGCAACTCTCCTTCAAAGTCTTGCAGTCGTTGGGAGTTAAACAAGAAATCTTGCTTTCACGAAAACTAATCAAGTTTGCCAACAGCAAATTTGCGGATAAGCCAGGAAAACCGAAGCCAACCGTTAAGTACGTGACCACTACGCCCCAATTTGATGATCCGCGGAAGTGGGAAAAGTACGAATGGCAGCCGGTTGATCAACACCCGAAAATTGTTCAGCAAATTCAGCACAATAATCTTCAAGCAATCGCCCAATATGTTGACACGCTGCCATCATCCTATCGCTTGCCACTTGAACTGGTAATGGATTTTCTCAATGACTTTCTCAATCGCTACCTCTTCATTGAGTGGATCATCCTCCCGACTACTAGTCTCGCGGAAGCCAATGCCTACTACTACAGCTCGATGACGGCCCAACCAGAGAATTATGAAATGTATACAGAAATGCTGACCGGTTTCTTCCGTTTTCTCAGCAAGACTGGCATTATTCGGAAAAGCGATAGCCAGCGGGTCAATTCTTATATCAAGCATACCAGCAAAAAATTCCTCGGCTATAGCAGTCAACGCGAGCAAATGACGTATACACTCAAACAGCTGTCCTCACTAATCGAAAACAATCCAGATGCTGTTCAGACGGCGATCGAGCAAATGCAAAATGGTGACGAGCCGGACCTAACCAACTTCTTTGACCAACCGGCCCATCCCGCTAAAACATTCTCGGCCCCAAGCAACCAAACCTACGAATTGCGGGCTAAATTAAATGACTTCCATCCTTCAACTTGGCGACGATTCGTCATCAGCGGCGATGCGAGCCTGGCCGACCTCGAGGAGGCAATGATCTTCATATTCCACGGTCAGTTTGAGCATCTCTATGACCTGCGAAATGAGCGCACCAATGAAGTCTTTGAACTGCCCGAAGCAATGGACGAGATGTTCTCCCCATTTGCCAATGCGGATTTTAAGGACGCTACCAAGACCAATGTTTCCTCATTAAAGCTCGACGACCGACTGCTCTTCACCTACGATTTTGGCGACAGCTGGGAGTTTACGGTCCACGTGCGCAAAATCACCAACGAACCCGGTCCCGCAACAGCCCAGGTTCTTTCTGGAAAAGGCTACGGCATCATCGAAGACATCGGTGGCGTCGGTGCCCTCCAAGAATACTATGACGACTACAAGGCTGGGCACGTTGATCCGGATCTGAAGGAATGGATGGGCGAGTCGCTGATCGATCTCAACCAGTTCGATAAAAATGAAATTAACGATCTACTGCGTGGAGAATAATGGTTCCCACGAAAACAGGCACCTTGAGCCTCTTTGGCTCGTGGTGCCTATTTTTTTAGTACCAGCCGTATTTTCCAAATTGCTTTTTCATCCTAAATTTCAAGAATAAGTTAGCCACTGGACTCAAATAAATAATACTGACCAATTGATTATTGGTTGATGGAGCTGTGATATCTCTTGGTAGAAGGCCTTACGATAGATATCCATTGACGAATGTCCATTAAACATAGCTCGTGGATAGTGATTCATCCAATCATTAGTCGCTATGATCTGAGCACTACTATAGTTATTTATAGCTTCACCTTTGGTAATCTCCTTGCGGAGAAACCGGTTATTGATCTCATTGGATCCACGTTCCCAAGGGGAATACGGATCAGCATAGAAAACATGATCGTGAACTTGTGTTAACTCACTAAATTCTGAACCGTTGTCAGAGGTTATTGTCTTAAAAATGCGATAGTAAGCATCTGTGCCCATTTTCTGGCGCAAATTTATAAAGAACTGATTTACTGCATGCGCAGTTTTACCAGCAATTTTACTCGTGATATTAACTCGTGAAAGGCGATCAGTCATTACTAGTACAACACTGTCATTACCGTTTTTCTGTCCCTGAACTGTATCCAGTTCCCAATGGCCAATTTCGGACCGTTGGTCCGCAGTTTGAGGTCGTTGAGCAATATTAGGCCCTAAGCACCTTTTAGCTTGCGGATGAGTTTGATGATGCTTACGTTTAGGTTTTTCAAAGAGGTCTAAATTGGACGTACGAAGCACACCCTCATTAATCCATTGATATAAAGTTACAACCGACTTTGGGATCAGGGTGCCATCATTCATTAAATCTCGAGCCTTATAAATAACCGCTTGTGGGGAGTAATGGTGGTCGTCAAACTCACCAAGCATTAGCTGATCAGCTAATCGTAAAAATTGCTTTGAAGAATAATATAAGCGACGACGACCAGAATGGCGGTGATGTTCAAGATATGTGGCCTGACCAGCTTCATAACTATAGATGTAGTAAGAATATTCGTAAATCTTACCATTAGATTTTTGACGACGAAGTTGGCGGACCGTACCACGGTTGAGCTCGTTATTAATTGTTTGATGATTAACTCCTAATTGGCGACCAATTGCGCGATTGGAAAGTCCTTGCGACTTTAAAGTCGCAATCATCACACGTTCTTCTTTAGTAAGATGAGCATTCTTTTTATGAGTAGTCAATAAAATAGTAGACATGGTATCATTTAAGTGCGTCATTTGACGGACATCCTTTCATATAGGTTTGGTTCACTTAATATGATACCTGATGTCACGCCGAATGGCGTTTTTTATTTACCACCAACTGGGTGGCTAACTTCATTCTATAATCTACCATTGCTTTTTCATTCGGGTTTCATCAAGAAGCTTACCAGTAAAACTTTCTTCAATCAGGCGCCGATCATGGGCCCGTTGCTCCGCTGCTGTTAAAGTACGTTTCTTTGGTAGTTTCTCCATGCCACCATCCCCTTTTCCTTTAATCATATCATACCAACCCAAAAGGCCCGAGCATTTGCCCAGGCCTCAACCCATCAATCTTTAATTTTCCGCAATCGCTCATCCCTGCTTAATCCGTTCCGGATGCGGAATCTTCTTAATCACGCGCGCCGGCGACAGCTTTGCGCGGTCCGTCCGCATATTAACGACGGTATACTTGCTCATTTTGTTTTCCCCTTTCTAGCAAAAAACACCGGGCCGCTGCCCAGTGTTAACTACCAATTTAGTCGTTGGCGTGAATGTCAAAAGCATTCAGCAGCATGTCTCCAACACCCGGCGTGTCCGGATCGTGCTGGCCCTTGCCGTGGTCGAGGTTGCGGATGGCGTCCATCTCGTCGGAGGTCAGCTCGAAGTCAAAGATCTCAGCGTTTGACTTAATCCGTGATTCGTGAACGGACTTCGGGAAGACGATGACCCCTTCCTGATGCTCGAAGCGCAGGATGACTTGACCGACGTCCTTGCCGTACTTCTTGGCAATTGCGTTCAGGATTGGCTCGGCAAAGAGGTCCTTGTTGCCTTCGCCCAGCGGTGCCCAGGCCTCCAGGGCCACGTGCGCGTCAGCCAAGACCTGGCGCAGTTCCTTTTGCTGGAAGTAAGGGTTAAATTCAACCTGGTTGACCGCTGGCATCACATCAAAGCTCGGCACGAACTTCTTCCAGAGTTTTGGCGTCATGTTGGAAACCCCGATTGAGCGGATCTTGCCGGCCTTTTGTGCTTCCTCCAGGGCCCGCCAAGCCTCGTCGACCTTGCCGTATGGCTGGTGCAGCAAATAGAGGTCCATGTAGTCCAGACCCAGCTTTTCCAGGGAGGTGTCGATGGCCTTCTTGGCGTCCGCATAGGCGTAGTCCTGCAGCCAGAGCTTGGAGGTTACCCAGATCTGGTCGCGCGGAATCCCGCTGTCCTTGATTGCCTTGCCGACTTCCTGCTCGTTGAAGTAGGCCGCGGCCGTATCGATGTGGCGGTAGCCCAGCTTCAGCGCGTTGGCCACCGCGTCGTAGGTTGAGCCGTCCGCCGGGATCTGGAAGGTACCGAAGCCAAAGGACGGGATTTCATTGCCATCATTGAGTTTAAAAGTTGGAATAGTTGTCATCGTACATTCCTCCTAGAGATTATTCTGTTCGTCGGCTTGCACCTGCTTCAGGCTGGAGCCAAAGATCTGTTCGATTGTGACCGGATCGTGGTGATCGAAGAACTGACTGACATTCTTGTCTAGGCCGGCCATCGTCTTCATGTCATCGTCGGAGAGTTCAAAGTCAAAGACATCGATGTTTTCGGCCATCCGGTTCTGGTGAACGGACTTCGGAATCACCGTGATGCCGCGCTGCAGCAGCCAGCGCAGGATGACCTGGCCGTTGGACTTGCCGTACTTGTCGGCAATGGCAGCGACCGTTTCGTTCGTGAAGATACCGTCCTTGCCTTCCGCAAACGGTGCCCAGGCTTCCGGCCGAATGCCCTCGCCCTGCATGAACTTCACTTCGTTTTCACGCTGGAACCACGGGTTGAGCTCGATCTGGTTGACTGCGGGCTTAACCGGTTCGGTCAGTTCCAGGTCCTTCAGTTGGTCCGGCCAGAAGTTGGAAACCCCGATGGCACGGATCTTGCCGGCCTTCTGCGCTTCCTCCAGGGCCCGCCAAGCACCCATCGTATCACCGTATGGCTGGTGCAGCAGGTAGAGATCCATGTAGTCTAAGCCCAGCTTTTGCAGGGAAGTGTCAATCCCCTTCTTGGCACGCTCGTAGTTGAAGTCGGACACCCAAAGCTTAGAGGTCACGAAGACATCCTCCCGCTTGACGGAACTCTTGGCGATCGCCGCTCCAACTGCCTCCTCGTTTTGGTATGCGGCGGCGGTATCGATCAGGCGGTAGCCAGTGTTTAAGGCATCGGTGACGGCCTGTTCGGCTTGGGTCAGGTCCGGCACCTGGAAGACCCCGAAGCCCAGGGTTGGCATTTCCACCCCGTTGTTGAGTTTAACTGTTGGTACGTTTACGTCTGACATAGCACTTGCTCCCTTCTGTTCTTTTATTCATTTGCTGACTCTATGGTAACGTCCGACCCGCGGTTTGAAAATTACTAGATGAGCATGCTAGTATACGTTGGATGTATGCTAGCTCACTTCCCCCTTACCGCAAACAAAAAGCCTTCAGCAAGGGTCAAGGCTGAAGGCTTTTTGCAGTTATATCAATTTGCAGCTATCTCAATATTTATGAGGAGCTAGTCATTAGGTAAACTATCCGCTAGTAAACGCATGAATAAGTTGAGAGATGCATTGTCGTTACTTGCTGAGTTTACCATCATATACGGAAAGCAAGATAATAATCAGGATAACAACCAGTAGTGCCAAAATATACTTCATGAGCTCTCACTACTTTCTATTTTGGATGGCTTCCCAAGCCTCATCATCGAATTTTCTGTTCTTAAAGTAATAGGGCTTATCCGCTTCCGTTATTTTTCGCAAGACATGGCACGGATTACCTACGGCGACCACATTGTCAGGAATATCCTTAGTGACCACGCTTCCTGCACCAATTACCACGTTATTGCCAATGGTAACGCCCGGACAGACAGTAACATTCCCGCCTAGCCAAACGTTATTACCGATGGTGATCGGCATTCCATATTCATATCCAGAATTACGACTTACCGGATGAACCGGGTGACCAGCCGTTAAAATATTTACGCGCGGGCCGAACAAGACATGGTCACCAATTACAACTTCACCAACATCAGAGATGATGCAGCCAGTATTAGCGTAAAAATAATCGCCGACTTTGATATGATTCCCATACTCACAGTAAAAAGGCGGTTCCAGGTATATTTCCGTGCCATGCCTTATTCCAGACTCAGCAATCAGTTCTCGCCCCCTTTCAAGGTCAAATGGCATTACTTCGTTGTACTCCCGAAATGCTTTCTTCGCCCTTAGCTGCTCTTGCAAGACTTCCTTAGTAGCAATATAGGGCAGCTCATTATCGCGCCGATATGAATTATCCATTTTAACAGCTCCCTTGAATCAGTTGATATCATAATTATATTTGCTGATAATCGTTAAAACTATTAAAATAATATCTAAAAATATAAGGAAATTGTTTATGGACTTTCATGAATTGGAAAATGTCGATTATAGTTTTAGCGACTATCCCGTTTTAATTGAATATACCAATTTATCGTCTTACCCAGATTTTCGCGCGATCAACCATTGGCATGATGATTTTGAGTTCACATATATTTTTGCCGGTCAAATGGACTACAACGTTAACGGAACCATCATTACCCTGTCCAAGGGAAATGGGATCTTTGTAAATTCCAAGCAAATGCATTTCGGCTTTAATTCAAACCATCAAGATTGCTTGTTTCTATGCGTTGTTTTTAAGCCAACCTTGCTGTGTATCAATTCAGCCTTTGAGGAAGAATACGTTAAACCAATTATCAATAATGGGGTGCCATTCCTAAAGTTAAGTCAACAAAATCCACTGCAAAAGAAGATTCTGTTGTCTTTGCTAACACTGAAGGATTCCGCACAATCAAAGCTGGCAATTCAGGCGAGGCTGTTTGCCATCTGGAACGACTTATACCAGCTCCTGCCCAAATCCTCTCAAAACGTTTTGGAAAAAAGCGCTGACTTTTCACTGTTAAAGCGGGTTCTCGTTTTTATTGAGAGCAATTATCAAAATAGATTAACCTTGGCCGATCTAGTGAAAGAATTCAGCATCAGTAAAAGCAAGATTATTAAATTATTCAACCGGTACCTTCAGCAAACGCCAATCGAATACCTCAATAGCTTTAGGATCAAAAAGGCTTGCCAACTACTGACTTCGACTGAGCTACCCATTACCGAAATCAGTTTTAAGGTCGGCTTTAATGACAGCAGTTATTTTGCAAAGACCTTCAAGCAAAAGATGCGGGAGACAGCACGTGAATATCGCAAAGGCCATTGAATCCTAGCAAAATTCATGGCCCTTCATTTGATAAGCGTTTGACATTAGGGTGGCTGAATGTGTATCATTGACGTGAAAGCGATTTCAGAAAGGCGGTTAAACCATGCAAAAACTCGATCCAAGCAAATTTGTCCACGTTACCAACCAGCGTTATCGCCAGCACTACCACATCACGACCCCCGGTGGCTGGCTGAACGACCCGAACGGTCTCTGCTACTTCAAGGGCTATTATCACGTCTTCTACCAGTTCCACCCTTATTCCTCCGAGTGGGGACCGATGCACTGGGGCCACGTCCGCAGCCGCGACCTCGTCCACTGGGAGCAGCTGCCGATTGCCCTGGTCCCCGGCGATCCCGAGGACAGCGGCGGCTGCTTCTCCGGCTCAGCGATCATCAAAAACGGGCGGCTCTACCTGCTCTACACCGGCCACCACTATTACGGCGACGGTGACCTCGACCACTTCTGGGAAAATCAGAACCTGGCCTACAGCGACGACGGCGTTCATTTCACCAAGTACGAGCACAACCCGATCATCGAAGCGCCAGCCGACAACACCCAGCACTTCCGCGATCCGAAAGTCTGGGAGCACAACGGCAGCTACTACCTGGTGCTTGGCAGCCAGCATAAGGGCGATGAGCTCGGCCGGATCCTCCTCTACAAATCGACCGATCTATTCCACTGGGAATCCTGCGGCCCGATCATCTAGTCCCAGGGCAAGGACACCGAGGGCTGGATGTGGGAATGCCCCGACCTCTTCTCCGTCGACGGGCAGGACGTCCTGGTTTACTCGCCGATGGGCATTAAGCCCCAGGGCAAGCGATTCTTGAACACCTCGCAGGTCTGTTACCGGATCGGCAAACTTGACTACCAGACCCAGCGCTTCACCGGGAGCCAGCCGGCGGAACTCGATCACGGGCACAACTTCTACGCCACCCAGAGCTTCACGACCCCGGATGGCCGCCAGCTTCAGTTTGGCTGGATGAGCCCCTTTGACGAAACGCCGCAGGAGCACACGGATGGGTGGGCCTGCTCCCTGACCCTGCCGCGGGAAATTTCGGTAGTTGACGGCGTCCTCCACGCCCAGCCGGCCCGCGAACTGGCCGCCCTGCGCCACCAAACCAACATCGATAATGAGATGCGGGTGGCGGGTCAGCAAGTTCTGCCGGTCAGCGACCCACAGCACGCGGAATTAGCGCTCAAGTTTGCAGAGACGCCCCACGACTTCTCCTGGATCCTGAGCGACCAGGATGGTGCCCTGGTCAGCCTCGCCTACGAGCAGGGCCAGCTCACCCTGACCCGCCGTGGCAATGATCCGCACCGCTACGCCACGGTCACAGAACTCGACGACATTCGGATTTTCGTCGACACTAGCTCGGTGGAAATCTTCGTTAACGCCGGCACAACCACCTTCACCGAGCGCTACTACGCTAAGGGCCAAGTTGAACTTGCCCTGGCCGCCGAAAGGGAATGCCAGCTCCATGTTCAAGCTTTTCAACTTAAGTAAACAACATTAAAAGCCCCGGGCGACGCGATTCCTTGCGTTGCCCGGGGCTTGTTATTCACCCTTATTTGAATAGTTCTTGCATCTGTTGATCGGTTAGGTCAAATTGCTGTTGAACCTTAGATTTTAACTGATCTTCCGGCAGGCCTGCTTCACGCAGTAAGGAAATGGCGCCACGAATTGCCTCCATTTTTCCGGTAGCAATGCCTTCTTCACGGACGTCTTCATCATGGAACATCATGTGGGTTTTATTATCCATGTAATCATTCCTCCATTCCGTGTTTTTGCTTAGATTCTGGATGTAATCCTTCAATTCATCGACGTACTCGTCATTTACTACATCCTTATTATCCACGTAATCAAGGAAGTTGCGCAAGTCTTTACTGACATCATCTTTGGTGCCCTTAGTGTTCAGAAAAA comes from Limosilactobacillus sp. and encodes:
- a CDS encoding IS30 family transposase, with translation MTHLNDTMSTILLTTHKKNAHLTKEERVMIATLKSQGLSNRAIGRQLGVNHQTINNELNRGTVRQLRRQKSNGKIYEYSYYIYSYEAGQATYLEHHRHSGRRRLYYSSKQFLRLADQLMLGEFDDHHYSPQAVIYKARDLMNDGTLIPKSVVTLYQWINEGVLRTSNLDLFEKPKRKHHQTHPQAKRCLGPNIAQRPQTADQRSEIGHWELDTVQGQKNGNDSVVLVMTDRLSRVNITSKIAGKTAHAVNQFFINLRQKMGTDAYYRIFKTITSDNGSEFSELTQVHDHVFYADPYSPWERGSNEINNRFLRKEITKGEAINNYSSAQIIATNDWMNHYPRAMFNGHSSMDIYRKAFYQEISQLHQPIINWSVLFI
- a CDS encoding prolyl-tRNA synthetase associated domain-containing protein; amino-acid sequence: MAKGTYQQVKDALKKLGIDDYYVVDHPAAHTTEEADEYIAGHEGVRTKTMFLKGKKKKYYMVIMDDKKRMDFHEFQDLTGAKRVSMAQPAALEEQLGLEPGVVSPFGLLNNEDHNVTVYIDKDIVDEPIQTFHPNENTHTLFIKTPDLMKFLKAIDFEPEIIDL
- a CDS encoding plasmid pRiA4b ORF-3 family protein yields the protein MTTIYYGNDLTKKLGKKQAQTASTSAEPQAFSTWFIAPLTINRKPYYLHVEAVTGFPVVTKALTPKQFARVFHKTIDRIDYLTDDQKFQIESLTTEKLTYDYAPTATNLMLTKYQQHAAQHPEELEEALAKTRGLPRQDSLSQLSFKVLQSLGVKQEILLSRKLIKFANSKFADKPGKPKPTVKYVTTTPQFDDPRKWEKYEWQPVDQHPKIVQQIQHNNLQAIAQYVDTLPSSYRLPLELVMDFLNDFLNRYLFIEWIILPTTSLAEANAYYYSSMTAQPENYEMYTEMLTGFFRFLSKTGIIRKSDSQRVNSYIKHTSKKFLGYSSQREQMTYTLKQLSSLIENNPDAVQTAIEQMQNGDEPDLTNFFDQPAHPAKTFSAPSNQTYELRAKLNDFHPSTWRRFVISGDASLADLEEAMIFIFHGQFEHLYDLRNERTNEVFELPEAMDEMFSPFANADFKDATKTNVSSLKLDDRLLFTYDFGDSWEFTVHVRKITNEPGPATAQVLSGKGYGIIEDIGGVGALQEYYDDYKAGHVDPDLKEWMGESLIDLNQFDKNEINDLLRGE
- the dltA gene encoding D-alanine--poly(phosphoribitol) ligase subunit DltA — encoded protein: MTKNIVTSFDECARANASRVAYDEMGTTTTYGALQAATNTLAAWLAKQGLATQEPILVFGDHQVQMIESFLAALKTNHPYIPVATDSALPRLQSILDTAQPGMVIAVDDFPSDQVKVTAPVITREQLDKIIATPQAFTVTAPVSGDDLAYVLFTSGTTGSPKGVEVSHDNLRAFIDWMLGPDFKLPHQVNYLGQPPYSFDLSNMYWWPALLSGSTIKAIPHDVVENFGQLFTALPKLDLNIFVGTPSFADMLMLSPAFSEKQMGGLKFFLFCGEELTVKTARNLQQRFPHAKIFNTYGPTEATVAISGVEITPEMVAHCDRLPVGYAKSGIKLSIWNGDQEITEPGKQGEIIISGDSVAQGYMNNSEKTAKAFFTLNGQRAYRTGDAGVLDADGLLHHKGRMDFQIKLHGFRVELDEVRASLEKSPLIKQAVAVPKYNRDGKVTHLIADVIPQSQPDDPAALTKAIRESLQGLIMPYMMPTQFVYRDSFPMSANGKIAIKQLISEANK
- a CDS encoding teichoic acid D-Ala incorporation-associated protein DltX — protein: MTKLLQEHPHWRFALKTLFYFVVILLLIYMYGYYGAGQEPFIYNEF
- a CDS encoding aldo/keto reductase, translating into MTTIPTFKLNDGNEIPSFGFGTFQIPADGSTYDAVANALKLGYRHIDTAAAYFNEQEVGKAIKDSGIPRDQIWVTSKLWLQDYAYADAKKAIDTSLEKLGLDYMDLYLLHQPYGKVDEAWRALEEAQKAGKIRSIGVSNMTPKLWKKFVPSFDVMPAVNQVEFNPYFQQKELRQVLADAHVALEAWAPLGEGNKDLFAEPILNAIAKKYGKDVGQVILRFEHQEGVIVFPKSVHESRIKSNAEIFDFELTSDEMDAIRNLDHGKGQHDPDTPGVGDMLLNAFDIHAND
- a CDS encoding aldo/keto reductase codes for the protein MSDVNVPTVKLNNGVEMPTLGFGVFQVPDLTQAEQAVTDALNTGYRLIDTAAAYQNEEAVGAAIAKSSVKREDVFVTSKLWVSDFNYERAKKGIDTSLQKLGLDYMDLYLLHQPYGDTMGAWRALEEAQKAGKIRAIGVSNFWPDQLKDLELTEPVKPAVNQIELNPWFQRENEVKFMQGEGIRPEAWAPFAEGKDGIFTNETVAAIADKYGKSNGQVILRWLLQRGITVIPKSVHQNRMAENIDVFDFELSDDDMKTMAGLDKNVSQFFDHHDPVTIEQIFGSSLKQVQADEQNNL